The genomic window ATCAGCGACTTTATTGAAGCATTTAAATTCAAAGATTTATAAGAATCACATTTTTTTCTTAATTTTAAATGTGCGATTACAAATTAAGTAACTTTGCAAGCTAAAACCATTTTAATATGTCAGGAACATTGAATAAAGTAATGCTAATTGGGCATTTAGGAGATGAGGTAAAAATGCATTATTTTGATGACAAAAATTGTGTTGGTCGTTTTCCTTTGGCCACTAACGAAACTTACACTAACAAAACCACCAATGAGCGTGTAACAAACACCGAGTGGCATAATATTGTGGTACGAAACAAAGCAGCAGAGATTTGTGAAAAATACCTCACTAAAGGTGATAAAGTTTATATAGAAGGACGCA from Winogradskyella sp. MH6 includes these protein-coding regions:
- a CDS encoding single-stranded DNA-binding protein, translated to MSGTLNKVMLIGHLGDEVKMHYFDDKNCVGRFPLATNETYTNKTTNERVTNTEWHNIVVRNKAAEICEKYLTKGDKVYIEGRIKTRKWTDDKGMERYSTEIQCTDFTFLTNKNEQQVQSPAAQQSTQPQQSTQNSVVPEEDDDLPF